GGTCGCCGCTCGCCCAGGGCGTCCTGACCGGGAAGTACAAGCCGGGGCAGCCGGTGCCGGAGGGCAGCCGGTTCGCCTCGGCGGACATGGCGGTCTCGCAGGACCTCGTCTACAGCGACGCCATCCTCGAAGCGGTCCAGCGGCTCGTCCCGATCGCTGAGGAGGCGGGCCTGAGCATGCCCACCCTCGCGCTCGCCTGGGTCCTGCGCCGCAGGGAGGTCGCCTCCGCGATCACCGGCGCCTCCCGCCCCGAGCAGGTCCACGCCAACGCGGCCGCGTCGGGGGTCGACCTGCCCGAGGACCTGCTGACCGCCGTCGACCAGGCCCTCGGCGACGTCCCCGTCACCGAACCGACCCTCGCTCCGGGGGCGGAGCCGGGCATCAAGCGCCGCTGAGAAGGGGCCGGGAGGCGGGGGCTGTTCGATCCCCGCCGCACCGACGGCACGTCCATCCAGGCCCCGTGGCATCGACGGCACGCGCATCCGGGCCCCGTGGCATCGGCGGCACGTCCATCCGGGCCCCGTGGCATCGGCGGCACGCGCATCCAGGCTCCGTGGCATCGGCGGCACGTCCATCCGGGCCCCGTGGCATCGGCGGCACGCGCATCCAGGCCCGCCGTACCGACGGCACGCGCATCCGGGCGCTCGCCGTGCTCGGCGGCCGTGTTTCCGTCGGCGACGGCAACCTCGCGGCGCATGCCGCGGGTGGCGGTCGCGACCTCGCGGTGCCTGTCCCCGCCGACGGCCGCCGCCCCCGTTGGCGTGCGGTGAGCGGTGGTCGCCACCTCGTCGTGTCGGTTGCGCGGGCGGCCGCGACCTCAGTCCTCCGCCTCCGCGGTGCGCGTCTCGCGCAACGCGTCCGCCAGGGGGCATGCTGCGAGTGGCCGCCGCGAGTTCGTCATGTCCGTTTCCGCCGATGCCCGCCGCCCCGTTGGCGCGCCGCGAGCTGCGGTCGCAACCTCGTCGCGATCGGCGGCCCCGACTCCTCGCTCACCCCGACCGGCGGCCCCGACCCCGTCGCCGTCACCGCAGCCGGCCGCACCCACCCCAACCCTGCTCACCGCAGCCGACCGCACCCACCGCAACCCTGCTCACCGCAGCCGGCATCCACCGCCCCCGCCCCGCCTGCACCCCGCTCACCCCCACCCGCCGACCTCCCGCACCGCACGACCGGATCTTCTTCCGGCAGGCGGTGGTACAACGAGGTTGTGATCGGCGCTGCGGGCTCAACGTGGGTCCGTCGGAGGGGAGTTGGGCATGGCGGCACAGAACATCGACGACGTCGTGGACGGGCTTGCCGGGATCGTGGGGGAGGCCACGCGCTCCGGTGACCGGCTCGGCTACTTCGCGGCGCTGTACCGACAGGTGACCGTGGAGGTGCGCACGGCCATCCACGCCGGGCTCTTCGACGACGGCCCCCGGATGGACCGTTTCGACACGCACTTCGGCAACCGCTACTTCGAGGCGTACGACGCCTGGCGCCGTGACCGCGGCGGACCGCGGTGCTGGCGCGAGGCGTTCGGGCTGCTCGACGACACCGACACCGTGATCGTGCAGCACCTGCTGCTCGGGGTGAACGCCCACATCAACCTCGACCTCGCCGTCGCCGCCGCGCGAACCGCCCCCGGCGCGGACATCCAGGCGCTGCGGGGCGACTTCCTGCTGATCAACG
Above is a window of Streptomyces griseorubiginosus DNA encoding:
- a CDS encoding DUF5995 family protein, with the translated sequence MAAQNIDDVVDGLAGIVGEATRSGDRLGYFAALYRQVTVEVRTAIHAGLFDDGPRMDRFDTHFGNRYFEAYDAWRRDRGGPRCWREAFGLLDDTDTVIVQHLLLGVNAHINLDLAVAAARTAPGADIQALRGDFLLINDILARVVLAVQDSIGELSPFMSLLDKVGGRTDERILDFSVRQSREEAWYNAVLLAGQNDQEREATLERLDVRATVLARLTARPSGLVRPALELIRRTESDDVPAVITHLDHAMDRASA